A window of Corallococcus macrosporus DSM 14697 contains these coding sequences:
- the rplM gene encoding 50S ribosomal protein L13 — MSQKTYSAKAGDIKRQWHVIDVSDKVLGRAASQIATLLKGKHKAIYTPSMDTGDHVVVINAEKVKVTGTKEQDKMYYRHPFAGFPGALKITNLEKLRQRHPEDIIINAVRRMLPRNALGRQMMTKLKVYAGDTHPHAAQKPSAFEVEA; from the coding sequence ATGTCGCAGAAGACCTACAGCGCGAAGGCTGGGGACATCAAGCGCCAGTGGCACGTCATCGACGTGTCCGACAAGGTGCTGGGCCGCGCGGCGAGCCAGATTGCCACCCTCCTGAAGGGCAAGCACAAGGCCATCTACACGCCGTCCATGGACACGGGCGACCACGTGGTCGTCATCAACGCCGAAAAGGTGAAGGTGACGGGCACGAAGGAGCAGGACAAGATGTACTACCGGCACCCGTTCGCGGGTTTCCCGGGCGCCCTGAAGATCACCAACCTGGAGAAGCTCCGCCAGCGTCACCCCGAGGACATCATCATCAACGCCGTGCGGCGCATGCTTCCGCGCAACGCGCTCGGCCGCCAGATGATGACGAAGCTGAAGGTCTACGCAGGTGACACGCACCCGCACGCGGCCCAGAAGCCCTCCGCGTTCGAGGTCGAGGCGTAA
- a CDS encoding ATP-dependent helicase, producing MDLSKLNPPQREAVVTLEGPLLVLAGAGSGKTRVITHRIVHLLNERPGLIMARNILAVTFTNKAATEMKERLVHMAGPRAQGVLVCTFHAFGAEMLREDIHRLGWPRKFAIADMGDQLANIRRAMREHKIDDRAFDARKVLTLISKAKNSGKAPEPKPEGIGDDYDLITHLVYPDYQLSLKAQGSVDFDDLLLLPARLLREHPDLYEKYTRRFRYLLVDEFQDTNTAQLELLKLLAGRSRNVCAVGDDDQCIYSWRGAEVRNILDFDRLFPGGKEVRLEQNYRSVQTVLDAANAVIAKNPERKAKQMWTDRKGGTKVKVVTCPNDEEEARFVAHEIQKHMALGISADDIAVLYRTNGQSRPIEEMLREKNIGYEVVGGSEFFDRREVKDVIAYFKVIVNKLDEISLLRIVNVPSRGIGDVTMERLSVHARGEGVTLWTVMKKAADYEDLPPGAGARVLDFVEMVERYRAAYEHGQLANVTRKLLEEIGFREATRAHATSATAADKKLKGVDGVLNSLENFEKREGPKASLLTYLNRLSLDTRQEEEEVPGANRRVTLMTVHASKGLEYRLVFFIGMEEDLMPHGGMQGEAQNLEEERRLCYVGITRAKEVLYLTRAATRVKRGKEVPRTPSRFLEDLPPEVIEVMDMDAPREGPPTTEEKNFFANLKERFKKPAVPGGPPGGAGPAGGAAR from the coding sequence ATGGACCTCTCGAAGCTCAATCCTCCGCAGCGCGAGGCCGTGGTCACCCTGGAGGGGCCGCTCCTCGTGCTTGCAGGCGCTGGCAGCGGCAAGACTCGCGTCATCACCCACCGCATCGTCCACCTGCTCAATGAGCGGCCGGGCCTCATCATGGCCCGCAACATCCTGGCGGTGACCTTCACCAACAAGGCCGCCACGGAGATGAAGGAGCGCCTGGTCCACATGGCGGGGCCCCGGGCGCAGGGCGTGCTGGTCTGCACCTTCCACGCCTTTGGCGCGGAGATGCTCCGCGAGGACATCCACCGGCTGGGCTGGCCCAGGAAGTTCGCCATCGCGGACATGGGCGACCAGCTCGCCAACATCCGGCGCGCCATGCGCGAGCACAAGATCGACGACCGCGCCTTCGACGCGCGCAAGGTGCTCACGCTCATCTCCAAGGCGAAGAACTCCGGCAAGGCGCCGGAGCCCAAGCCGGAGGGGATTGGGGATGACTACGACCTCATCACCCACCTGGTGTACCCGGACTACCAGCTCTCGCTGAAGGCGCAGGGCTCGGTGGACTTCGACGACCTGCTCCTGCTCCCCGCGCGCCTGCTGCGCGAGCACCCGGACCTCTACGAGAAGTACACCCGGCGCTTCCGCTACCTGCTGGTGGACGAGTTCCAGGACACCAACACCGCGCAGCTGGAGCTCCTGAAGCTCTTGGCCGGCCGCTCCCGCAACGTGTGCGCGGTGGGTGACGACGACCAGTGCATCTATTCGTGGCGCGGCGCGGAGGTGCGCAACATCCTGGACTTCGACCGCCTCTTCCCGGGCGGGAAGGAAGTGCGCCTGGAGCAGAACTACCGCTCCGTGCAGACGGTGCTGGACGCGGCCAACGCCGTCATCGCGAAGAACCCCGAGCGCAAGGCCAAGCAGATGTGGACCGACCGCAAGGGGGGCACGAAGGTGAAGGTGGTGACGTGCCCCAATGACGAGGAGGAGGCCCGCTTCGTCGCGCACGAAATCCAGAAGCACATGGCCCTGGGCATCTCCGCGGATGACATCGCGGTGCTCTACCGGACCAACGGCCAGTCCCGTCCCATCGAGGAGATGCTGCGGGAGAAGAACATCGGCTACGAGGTCGTGGGCGGCAGCGAGTTCTTCGACCGGCGCGAGGTGAAGGACGTCATCGCGTACTTCAAGGTCATCGTGAACAAGCTGGACGAAATCTCCCTCCTGCGAATCGTCAACGTGCCCTCGCGGGGCATTGGCGACGTGACGATGGAGCGCCTGAGCGTCCACGCGCGGGGCGAGGGCGTCACGCTGTGGACGGTGATGAAGAAGGCCGCCGACTACGAGGACCTGCCGCCCGGGGCCGGCGCCCGGGTGCTGGACTTCGTGGAGATGGTGGAGCGCTACCGCGCCGCGTACGAGCACGGCCAGCTGGCCAACGTGACGCGCAAGCTGCTGGAGGAGATTGGCTTCCGCGAGGCCACCCGCGCCCACGCCACCAGCGCCACCGCCGCGGACAAGAAGCTCAAGGGCGTGGACGGCGTGCTCAACTCCCTGGAGAACTTCGAGAAGCGCGAAGGCCCCAAGGCGAGCCTGCTGACGTACCTCAACCGCCTGAGCCTGGACACCCGGCAGGAGGAAGAGGAGGTGCCGGGCGCCAACCGCCGCGTCACCCTGATGACGGTGCACGCCTCCAAGGGCCTGGAGTACCGGCTCGTCTTCTTCATCGGCATGGAGGAGGACCTGATGCCCCACGGGGGCATGCAGGGCGAGGCGCAGAACCTCGAGGAGGAGCGCCGCCTCTGCTACGTGGGCATCACCCGCGCCAAGGAGGTGCTCTACCTCACCCGCGCGGCCACCCGCGTGAAGCGCGGCAAGGAGGTGCCCCGCACGCCCTCGCGCTTCCTGGAGGACCTGCCGCCAGAGGTGATTGAGGTGATGGACATGGACGCGCCCCGCGAAGGGCCCCCCACCACCGAGGAGAAGAACTTCTTCGCCAACCTGAAGGAGCGCTTCAAGAAGCCCGCGGTTCCAGGCGGCCCTCCGGGCGGCGCCGGGCCGGCGGGGGGAGCGGCCAGGTAG
- a CDS encoding regulatory protein RecX, translating to MPPEDEGPDAVRRATDACLKLLSMRGRSRRELEQALARKGFTEAVSEAALARVKDWGYLDDERFARERATLLLGRGRLGPQAVAHRLRAHGLEEGTAQQAISEASDVVAFDALATARAVLEKRGLLGRPLGARERARAGRLLDSRGFSEDVIHRLLGEASLDPSGPEE from the coding sequence ATGCCTCCGGAGGATGAAGGGCCCGACGCTGTTCGCCGTGCCACGGACGCGTGCCTGAAGCTCCTGTCCATGCGCGGGCGCAGCCGCCGGGAGCTGGAGCAGGCCCTGGCCCGGAAGGGCTTCACCGAAGCGGTGTCCGAAGCCGCGCTCGCCCGCGTGAAGGACTGGGGCTACCTGGACGACGAGCGCTTCGCGCGGGAGCGGGCCACCCTGCTCCTGGGGCGGGGCCGGCTGGGGCCCCAGGCGGTGGCGCACCGGCTGCGGGCGCACGGGCTGGAGGAGGGGACGGCCCAGCAGGCCATCTCCGAGGCGAGCGACGTGGTGGCCTTCGACGCGCTGGCCACGGCCCGCGCGGTGCTGGAGAAGCGGGGGCTGCTCGGCCGTCCGCTGGGGGCCCGGGAGCGGGCCCGCGCAGGACGGCTCCTGGACAGCCGGGGCTTCTCGGAGGACGTCATCCACCGGTTGCTCGGTGAAGCTTCGCTGGACCCCTCGGGGCCGGAGGAATAG
- a CDS encoding tetratricopeptide repeat protein — MEEPLKQLLTLGRGYFEKKQYAQAEQYLAKIVEQNPTFADVFNMLGIIYHDQGQFARAQRAFESALKLNPAYTEAALNLAVIYNDMGKYAEAKEVYQAALSQQKGGPGELDPYVEKKIANMYGEIGDVFASSGVWAKAIEEYRRALALCPQFVDIRLKLGNALRDAGDNAAALIEYEQVIAQNPAFIPGHIQYGVALYSAGRRAEAVQVWEDVLVRSPGNKSAQMYLNLVKDPGKAEQAG; from the coding sequence ATGGAAGAGCCCCTCAAGCAGCTACTGACCCTCGGGCGCGGCTACTTCGAGAAGAAGCAGTACGCGCAGGCCGAGCAATACCTCGCGAAGATCGTCGAGCAGAATCCGACGTTCGCGGACGTATTCAACATGCTCGGCATCATCTACCACGACCAGGGGCAGTTCGCCCGGGCGCAGCGCGCGTTCGAATCCGCGCTGAAGCTGAACCCCGCCTACACAGAGGCGGCGCTCAACCTGGCCGTCATCTACAACGACATGGGGAAGTACGCCGAGGCGAAGGAGGTCTACCAGGCCGCCCTCTCCCAGCAGAAAGGCGGCCCCGGCGAGCTCGACCCCTACGTCGAGAAGAAGATCGCCAACATGTACGGCGAGATTGGCGACGTCTTCGCCTCCAGTGGCGTGTGGGCCAAGGCCATTGAAGAGTACCGGCGCGCGCTCGCGCTGTGTCCGCAGTTCGTGGACATCCGCCTCAAGCTGGGCAACGCCCTGCGCGACGCGGGTGACAACGCGGCGGCCCTCATCGAATACGAGCAGGTCATCGCCCAGAACCCGGCTTTCATTCCGGGACACATCCAGTATGGAGTCGCGCTGTACTCGGCCGGGCGGAGGGCGGAGGCGGTGCAGGTCTGGGAGGACGTGCTGGTGCGCAGCCCCGGCAACAAGAGCGCGCAGATGTACCTCAACCTGGTGAAGGACCCCGGCAAGGCGGAGCAGGCTGGCTGA
- a CDS encoding type IV pilus twitching motility protein PilT, which produces MELNEILQIALRGGASDIHLKAGLPPMFRVDGSLVPLKDGRRLPPEEVARMAFGIMNEFQKEKFKASNEVDLAYGVPGLGRFRVNVFQQRGTVGAVLRVIPFKVMTIQDLLLPQILAKICGEERGLVLVTGTTGSGKSTTLAAMIDHINANETSHIMTIEDPIEFLIRDKRSIVNQREVGVDTMSFAQALKSALRQDPDVILVGEMRDHETIETALHAAETGHLVMSTLHTLDATETINRIVSAFPPHQQKQVRLQLASVLKGVVSQRLVPRADGKGRVAAVEVLRVTARVREMIEDKDRTKEIHDAIAQGTDTYGMQTFDQSLMSLVRQGLVTYEEAHRQATNPDDFALRFSGISGTSDSKWDNFDSKPGESRPIPGSSAFAQKGAPTGVPAPQAAPAPAPMAQPMRPGAPAPQQMRPGAPPPQAMRPGAPAGAPMGRPMAPPAARPPAPAPAPAAAGGDDDFQIERF; this is translated from the coding sequence ATGGAACTCAACGAGATCCTCCAGATCGCCCTGCGTGGCGGTGCCTCCGACATTCATCTCAAGGCAGGCCTGCCGCCCATGTTCCGCGTGGACGGCTCGCTGGTTCCGCTGAAGGACGGCCGCCGCCTCCCTCCCGAGGAGGTGGCGCGCATGGCCTTCGGCATCATGAACGAGTTCCAGAAGGAGAAGTTCAAGGCGAGCAACGAGGTGGACCTCGCCTACGGCGTGCCGGGGCTCGGGCGCTTCCGTGTGAATGTCTTCCAGCAGCGCGGCACGGTGGGCGCAGTGCTGCGCGTCATCCCCTTCAAGGTGATGACCATCCAGGACCTGCTGCTGCCCCAGATTCTCGCCAAGATTTGCGGCGAGGAGCGCGGCCTGGTGCTGGTGACGGGCACCACGGGCTCCGGCAAGTCCACCACGCTGGCGGCGATGATCGACCACATCAACGCCAACGAGACCAGCCACATCATGACGATTGAGGACCCCATCGAGTTCCTCATTCGCGACAAGCGCTCCATCGTGAACCAGCGCGAGGTGGGCGTGGACACGATGAGCTTCGCGCAGGCGCTCAAGAGCGCGCTGCGCCAGGACCCGGACGTCATCCTCGTGGGCGAAATGCGTGACCACGAGACGATTGAGACGGCGCTCCACGCCGCGGAGACGGGCCACCTGGTGATGTCCACGCTGCACACGCTGGACGCCACGGAGACCATCAACCGCATCGTCTCCGCCTTCCCGCCGCACCAGCAGAAGCAGGTGCGTCTGCAGTTGGCCAGCGTGCTCAAGGGCGTGGTGTCCCAGCGGCTGGTGCCGCGCGCGGACGGCAAGGGCCGCGTGGCCGCCGTGGAGGTGCTGCGCGTCACGGCCCGCGTGCGAGAGATGATTGAAGACAAGGACCGCACGAAGGAGATCCACGACGCCATTGCCCAGGGCACGGATACGTACGGGATGCAGACCTTCGACCAGTCGCTGATGAGCCTGGTGCGGCAGGGGCTCGTCACCTACGAGGAGGCCCACCGGCAGGCCACCAACCCGGACGACTTCGCGCTGCGCTTCTCCGGCATCAGCGGCACGTCCGACTCCAAGTGGGACAACTTCGACTCCAAGCCCGGCGAGTCGCGGCCCATCCCGGGCTCCTCGGCGTTCGCGCAGAAGGGGGCGCCCACGGGGGTTCCGGCGCCGCAGGCCGCGCCCGCTCCGGCGCCCATGGCGCAGCCCATGCGTCCGGGGGCTCCGGCGCCCCAGCAGATGCGCCCGGGGGCTCCGCCGCCGCAGGCCATGCGTCCGGGGGCTCCGGCCGGCGCTCCCATGGGGCGCCCCATGGCGCCTCCCGCCGCGCGCCCACCCGCGCCCGCGCCGGCACCCGCCGCGGCCGGTGGGGACGACGACTTCCAGATCGAGCGCTTCTAG
- a CDS encoding outer membrane protein assembly factor BamD has translation MRSAVAFLSAFLLFGTGCTALTQGQAGEPDYAAVADENLRLGAEALENKDFLRAQKYFEYVRTKFPYQEAAREAELKLADVDFEREAFPEAKEQYQAFIKLHPTHAKVDYAAFQSAMTHVRAYPSEFFALPPSNEKDQGEIRSALVAMQEFLRQYPQSQYVPDAKEHLEDARRRLASHELYAAHFYQQRERWKAVAQRLEGLLRHYPGTEFEEEALFDLHEAYVKLNDTAKAQDTLRQVLRRLPGTPAAERAQRMLGS, from the coding sequence ATGCGTTCCGCCGTCGCCTTCCTGTCCGCCTTCCTGTTGTTCGGTACCGGCTGCACCGCCCTCACTCAGGGCCAGGCCGGCGAGCCTGACTACGCCGCCGTGGCCGATGAGAACCTCCGGCTCGGCGCCGAGGCCCTGGAGAACAAGGACTTCCTCCGCGCCCAGAAGTACTTCGAGTACGTCCGGACGAAGTTCCCCTACCAGGAGGCCGCCCGCGAGGCCGAGCTGAAGCTGGCCGACGTGGACTTCGAGCGCGAGGCCTTCCCCGAGGCCAAGGAGCAGTACCAGGCCTTCATCAAGCTCCACCCCACGCACGCCAAGGTGGACTACGCCGCCTTCCAGTCCGCCATGACGCACGTGCGGGCCTACCCCTCCGAGTTCTTCGCCCTGCCGCCCTCCAACGAGAAGGACCAGGGCGAGATCCGCTCCGCGCTGGTGGCCATGCAGGAGTTCCTCCGACAGTACCCGCAGTCCCAGTACGTGCCGGACGCGAAGGAGCACCTGGAGGACGCCCGGCGGCGGCTCGCCTCGCACGAGCTGTACGCGGCCCACTTCTACCAGCAGCGCGAGCGCTGGAAGGCCGTGGCCCAGCGCCTGGAGGGCCTGCTGCGCCATTACCCGGGCACGGAGTTCGAGGAGGAGGCCCTCTTCGATCTGCACGAGGCCTATGTGAAGCTGAATGACACCGCCAAGGCGCAGGACACGCTGCGCCAGGTGCTGCGGCGGCTCCCCGGCACGCCCGCCGCGGAGCGCGCCCAGCGCATGCTGGGCTCGTGA
- the rpsI gene encoding 30S ribosomal protein S9, with amino-acid sequence MPIHQELGFYATGRRKEATARVWIRPGTGLVTINGRELNAYFGRETSKMILNQPLEILEQKGKVDVTVNVKGGGLSGQAGAIRHGIARALCSFNPEFRPALKKAGFLTRDARAVERKKYGQPGARRRFQFSKR; translated from the coding sequence ATGCCCATCCACCAAGAGCTCGGTTTCTACGCCACCGGCCGCCGCAAGGAGGCCACCGCCCGCGTCTGGATTCGTCCTGGCACTGGCCTCGTCACCATCAACGGCCGCGAGCTGAACGCGTACTTCGGCCGTGAGACGTCCAAGATGATCCTCAACCAGCCCCTCGAGATCCTCGAGCAGAAGGGCAAGGTTGACGTCACGGTCAACGTCAAGGGTGGCGGTCTCTCCGGCCAGGCCGGCGCCATCCGCCACGGCATCGCCCGGGCGCTGTGCTCCTTCAACCCGGAGTTCCGTCCGGCGCTGAAGAAGGCCGGCTTCCTCACCCGCGATGCTCGCGCGGTCGAGCGCAAGAAGTACGGTCAGCCGGGCGCGCGTCGCCGGTTCCAGTTCTCCAAGCGCTAA